Part of the Thermotoga sp. Ku-13t genome is shown below.
CTTGTCGAAGTTGCTCGCCTCGAACGCGTCACGGAACATCTTTCTCTGCATTGTAGGATCGCAGCCTGCGACGTAGAGTTTTTCTATCTCTCCATCTTTGGTCAGCGTTTTAAGATACGTGTCTCCATCATCAGCGCAGAGCTGGGGATGGAGTGCAACGAAGTCGACAAGGTTCTCTCTTCTTATCGCATTCAGAACTTCAAAAACGTTCATCTTCTGAAAAGACGGGCATGTACCTTGACAGACACACAACAGCAACCCTTTCTTACCCATGCGCTTTCACCTCCGCTGAGTAAGTTATTGCCCCGTAATCACAGAGTTTTTGGCATCCTCTGCAGAACTCAACGCATTCCAGAGGGTTGGTGACGATGGGTTTGCCGTCTTTGATTGTGTAAACTCCGTGAGGGCAGAAATTCGCACATGTCAGACAGCCAACGCACTTTTCATAATCGATGATGGGATACCAGTTCTTTGCCATGCCATCTCCACCACCTTCACAATGCTCATTTTTGTTCAGAGATCTTTTCCGCCAGATCGATCAGTTCGAGAACTCTCGGATCTTTGAGAACGATTCTCTTCCTCGGTCCTTCCCTTTTCAGTTCAATGATCCCCGCATTCTGCAGGACGGCTATGGGTCTTGAGATGGTTGTTTTGTCAATGTGGTTCGCAACTTCGAGTTCGCAGATGCAAAGGTCCTGTTTCGCTACCTGCTTGATGATGTCTATTCTCCGTCTGCACGCCAGAGCTTTGAAGATCCTTCCTGGATCCATCACTTTCCTCCCCTTTATATACAATTGTACAACTAGCCAAGTAAAGCACCACACGCCAGTTTCATTAAGAGACCATTAAGAAAAATGAATCAAACGCTGAAAGATACAAGTTAAAGTGGCGTTCTCACACACGATCTCGAACACGTTCACTCCGAAATTAGCCTGAGCGAGTTTGTGGATCGCTCGTCATGCCCGTTTGAAGCTGAGGTTCCTGTCGATCGGGACCGATCAAACCCAGGCGGAGTGGCTTTGAAGGAGGCCTAAATGTTCCAGGATTCAATTGCGATATGGGAATCTTTGTCGCCTTCGAGATCTCTCTCAGTACTATCTCCCTGCATCCGCGTCCCTGGCACGGACCCATACCAACCCTCA
Proteins encoded:
- a CDS encoding (2Fe-2S)-binding protein, with the protein product MDEKIFVCRCEEVTLEEVRKYIQMGFTSFNELKRLLRVGMGPCQGRGCREIVLREISKATKIPISQLNPGTFRPPSKPLRLGLIGPDRQEPQLQTGMTSDPQTRSG
- a CDS encoding ArsR family transcriptional regulator yields the protein MDPGRIFKALACRRRIDIIKQVAKQDLCICELEVANHIDKTTISRPIAVLQNAGIIELKREGPRKRIVLKDPRVLELIDLAEKISEQK
- a CDS encoding 4Fe-4S binding protein, whose product is MAKNWYPIIDYEKCVGCLTCANFCPHGVYTIKDGKPIVTNPLECVEFCRGCQKLCDYGAITYSAEVKAHG
- a CDS encoding heterodisulfide reductase subunit A-like protein → MGKKGLLLCVCQGTCPSFQKMNVFEVLNAIRRENLVDFVALHPQLCADDGDTYLKTLTKDGEIEKLYVAGCDPTMQRKMFRDAFEASNFDK